Part of the Phaeodactylum tricornutum CCAP 1055/1 chromosome 5, whole genome shotgun sequence genome is shown below.
ttcgaaacAGAGCTCCTCATGTCTGTGTTGGGGGTTCATACCGGCCAGGCTTTCTGACTCATGACTGGTGAATGATTGATTTACTACAGCCTTGTtcgaattcacagtcaacgcttTTACACCCGAGCATTTAGAGTTCGCACGACTTTGCTCGCCTCGTATCCCGTCCAGCCTCACGAGACTTTTAGCAAGGAGCGAACTGGTCTTGCTCCCACGATTGAGAAAACCGGTCCCCATCCTCCTTCGCTGACGCCGACCACTATGCTTTCTTGAGCAGTAGAAAAGACAATAGAACATAATGGTACAAGTATTTGTTATGGAGGACAAAGGATATAGGAGTATTGATCCGTCCTAGCGCACGCCCCGAAATCAGGCGCCGACCACGTTCTGATCCCGCTTCTCGTTCCGTAAAGCGTTTCGCACAGTTTCCCGACGTTTGTGCTCTTCTCTGAAACCTAAGACTGGTACCCACATGCCGAGCTTTTGGTGAAACCAGGTAAAGAAATGAGGATTCCATCGTTTGAAGAGACGTACCAGAGACTCGTCAGACAGATTGTCGAAGTCTTTTCGCCACAGTTCGACGCCTTCGGGACCGAACGATTTCATTAAAATGACCATTGCTTTTCGCGCGATCACCTGCTGAAGGTCTTTAGGCCAATCAAAACCATTGACGTCCTCCTCAACGATCTTTCTCGAGATTTCAGCTGAGAGATCGTCTTCTTTAGAAGAGGGAGCTTCACGTGAAGTGATATCTGATGCCATCTTGATAGTCAGTTGTTCAGCGTAATCCAGTTTGAGAAAGGATTCAGAGGGCGCTGCATGTTCATTTAGCTTTGAAATCACTGGCAGTCTTTGCTCTTGTGAAAGATCGGATGAAGTTTGGTTCAGCAAAAGCTGGTACTGTATGGCAGAGCGGGAGTCCGAATCCATCAAACCATGCACGGCTGAGTGTCCGTAGTTGATCTTGGCATCGAGGAATCGCCCTTTGATTTGTAGGTTGTCGAAACCGTATTGTGTCATGATTGTAAGGGTAAAGGAGAGAAAAATGTGGAATAGCGAGAAGTTCGCACTAATTCCCGTTAGCACGATCAGTGGATTGGTTAGGTTCGAAGTGTGCACGGTTGCAAGTTTATTTTTGTTATGCTTCTTGCACACTTACTCAATTTGTGTGCGGACTTGTCAGTCTTGCGGCCGGCTCTTGCGGTCTTTGAGAATCCATGTTACTCTCAGAAATGGATGAACGATATAATAGGCCATCATCGTACAGAAACTAACGAAATACACAGAACTTATTTCTATtatttcgaaaaggaaacattAACAAAAAAAGCTTGACTTGAATGGTTGCACAATGCAGGTGATGTCATTTATTGCTGGACCCGACTTTTCCGTTGTGGGAGGAGTATGCCCGCGCCCAATTCCCCATTCTCTTCATTTCTATTACCTttcatttttgtttgcatCTTGAAATACATTACTTGTTTATAATTGAAACCAGTTTCGGCCTCctacgaaaaaaaaaagTCAATAAATAgatatactttcggaactcCAATTCTGTTTATTGACCACATAGTTATTGATTTCTAAGGCATATATAGGTGAAACTAGAAATACTCGCAATGTTATCGATAGTGTTGGAATAGCCTTCGCCTTGTTTCCCAGGCAATATGACTCCCCAAGGTCCTCTCTCTCATTGTTCTGAGAAATCGCACGCGTTGTTAATGTCAGAATCAGTACAATCAGTTGACGGGTTCGTGGGAATCCGTGATCGCTCGCTTCGATGGAAGACTTTCGAATCGGGATTTGACAAGTCCGTCAATTTTCAGAAGCGTTTCTAAAAGGTGAGCTAGTCGAATTTACATTATATGGTCGATCGAATCATACGTTGCATCCGAAACACAAATTACTACCTATGTTGGTTGCCCCTCTTTTTCCTCTCATCACATAAGCACCGCTCTTTATATACCAGACTGTGAGCAAATATCTGCTTACTCACAAGAGAAAATGATTGGACACTCCAGCTTTCCACAAAATCATTTATTGAAAGGGTCTGTTCTTGATGTGAGACTCCGACGCTGGAAAGGTTTGTGTTTCTCCGCGGGTTTGTCCATAGCAAGCAATTatcattaactgtaagttccttcgtcccacaGTTTTGGGCCGTTTTACGGATCGACTACAGGTTTGTAATCGCGCCTGTCCGTCGCCACAGTGCCACGTCACGGCGAACCCGGACTCGGCCGATGTCACAGGAATTTCAAATCTGTCCGGCCGGTGatctttcttcgccaaacagGCCTCACATTTTCCCTGTTCGCCGGACGCATCGCATTCTTGCCGTGTCGATAGTTGAACCACGACGTTTGTAGTGCCTGACGTCGCAGCGGTTTGTTGCctcccaagaaaggaagggAAGTAAACAGAAGGATAGCAAGCAATAGCAACTTGATCATTTTCGCTCCTCCCCCTCTGGTTCAGCAGTAGACAATAATCAATACAAGTCAAAACCCGCAGGCACTGTGTACCtttgttgctgattcgtTCTCTTGTTTCCTAGCTGAGACATCATGAATTGTCAAAAACTCAAGGGTGTCACCGAACTTCGCAAGGGATGCTCTTCGGAGTCATCGCTCAAGGCGGCATCTCGGCACTTCGATCTCTTCCTTGAAGAGGTGATTTTGTCCGGCACCATTGGCGGAAAAGAGAAGCAGCAGCTCTTTCCAATAAGAACCGTCAATAACAGCACAGATAGCAACAACATTGATAACAGCAAAAGATTGGATGGTGATGCGCAGACGCAGTACTCGTTCAAAACCATCGCCGTGGAAAAGATCAACGACAAACTGCTGAATCTCTTTGCTGGATATTTGACAAGGGCCGAAAAACTCCGTGGGAATAAGAACGAAACGCAGGACAATTTCTCGGATGGCAACGGAATTTCGTACAACACGGCAGAACGATACCTGAGCTCCATTAAGAAcgagattcttcgtcgttgccttgaTTTGGGGCTAAAGAGATCTTTCGACGATGCGCAACAAACGCGAATTCGCCAGTCCATGACAAGacgttttgttgaaagagcCGTCCGGAACAAGACGCCTCTGGCCAGATCTCATGTCACAGCTGCTCGGAACGACTTTCTTGTAATTGCGTTGTTATGTATCTGGGACGgttcttttccgatggcgGATATGTTATTTTATCTTTTGACGCTCCGATACTTAGCCGGCCGGGGCCAGGAAGTGGCCATGATATCACGGTCTAGAGTTTCTCTTGGAGAGCCATCAGAATGGGCCGATAGTGGTGACAAGACCTTTGTTGTGAGGCTGTGGAtgttacggtacactaccttgcggcatgtccctcggacagctcccacttggtaaggaaagtgtaagtgtgagccaatccgatggacgcagcggttacgcgtcccatatggagtttgtgtcggccttattgcgcaaatataccgtatttgagttaccctgttgtggtttacctccttgcgacatgtcttgtggaaattattcactaaacacggatgtctcaagtgtgagtcaaaactatgcacatggagttaagga
Proteins encoded:
- a CDS encoding predicted protein translates to MTQYGFDNLQIKGRFLDAKINYGHSAVHGLMDSDSRSAIQYQLLLNQTSSDLSQEQRLPVISKLNEHAAPSESFLKLDYAEQLTIKMASDITSREAPSSKEDDLSAEISRKIVEEDVNGFDWPKDLQQVIARKAMVILMKSFGPEGVELWRKDFDNLSDESLVRLFKRWNPHFFTWFHQKLGMWVPVLGFREEHKRRETVRNALRNEKRDQNVVGA
- a CDS encoding predicted protein; translated protein: MNCQKLKGVTELRKGCSSESSLKAASRHFDLFLEEVILSGTIGGKEKQQLFPIRTVNNSTDSNNIDNSKRLDGDAQTQYSFKTIAVEKINDKLLNLFAGYLTRAEKLRGNKNETQDNFSDGNGISYNTAERYLSSIKNEILRRCLDLGLKRSFDDAQQTRIRQSMTRRFVERAVRNKTPLARSHVTAARNDFLVIALLCIWDGSFPMADMLFYLLTLRYLAGRGQEVAMISRSRVSLGEPSEWADSGDKTFVVRLWMLRYTTLRHVPRTAPTW